The DNA window AAGAGACGTTAAAGAAATAAGCCTTGAAATTTTCCAATCTCTCTTGTCCTTGGCTTCTCAGCCAAAGGCAAGATCAAGCTCCCATGGCTGGTCTGTCgtttcaaaattatttcaatccaAGAGTGTATCATGCGAAGGCGAAGCCACAGAATTGGAAAAGATAGATGCTGAATTGCTTGTCCTGAAGTCAAGCAAAGACATCAATCCTGTACAAGTGCAAAATGTATTGAAAGGACTCGAGGCATTAGAGTCCAGCTTTCAGGAAGCAGAGGAGGAGTTGGAGGGAGTTTACAGGAAGCTAGTGAAAACCAGAGTCTCAATTCTCAACACTCTCAGCCACTAGTCGATGCTCTTCTCAAGATGAGACAGTTTTGCCTTCACAATCCTTCAAAACAATTTTGCCATAagtgtaaatatacaaaaaatagaCAGGtgtatattaaaatcaatatgaaTATACCACAGCGTTCAATATCCAAATTGCTTGTCACACCCTCTTCTCTAATATTCCAgtcttcataattttatagttgATGCTCCAGAATCCAATCCAGTATACCATACCAGtaacttgagtttttaattgtttggatAATGAATGTTTTTGACTGTTCGGACAATGAATGATCATACGatcatattaattttctattcttcATAGCTCATGGTGTAAAGGGTTAGTAACAAAGATATGAATTAttgcaaaatagtttttttagtgGAATTTAAGGATTTtctgataattaaatcaataacttTTTAGTTAGAAATGGTAACAAATGAGTATTAAATTcttagaataataatatttattcataGTTCATGCATGACAAATGCTAAGAATATATCGTAAAAGAGTGAAAATTGTAAACTTCTCACCTGAATTGTTTAAATAGTATTTATATCCTTTGTCCTTTAAACTTTATAACTCTTATTCAAGGggttataagtatttttttctttatattcaaGTGGGAAGTGGGAAGAGAGACCATgtaattatttctttatatataattaatgttgATGAGAGTATTACACAAGACGGTCCTATATCATTTTGTATATGATATTAATATCGATAACATTAACATTTATactcaattttaatatttattgatatatgGATAACttttagagaattttttttctatgagtaGGATGTTTGAAGATAAtgattctagattttttttttttaatgggtctTGGGATCTGAAATAATCCAGGCCCAAATAGATGAgcaattgattttgttaattagCCGAACAACGAAGCTTTTTGGTGAAATAGCACCAAGCAGACTGTACCCTTTTGGTTCGAGGAGTCATGGTCGGTGTAACTATTGAGCCTTTGTCATCGAGCCTACATGGATCAACATAGGCCAAGCCAGGGTCACAAGACATTATCGTACACCATACAATTCTAGTAAAAAGGGTGAGGGGACCATGGTCCACCCTATGGTCAGTACTCCTAGCATTAAAATTGGTCCTTTGGGCATGTTATAGGAACCATTATTAAGTCACGCGTTTAATAAAGCTATTAACAGTAAGGAGCACCAACCAACTGAAAATCCAAGGATGGTGTAGGGACATGCTATGACCAACTTGTCAAATATGTGTGGTccatttttcaagcaaaaatacCACAAAAAAGTCATTGACTTatcaggttttaaattaaaatgaatataaattgactgatttgatcaaaatcatgtttgatttttaaaaagtaaaacaatgcattttttaattttttaaatcttaaaaacgACTTCCATAACCTATGTAGGGTTTAATAAATATGGTGAATTATGTTACCAATGGACTCGGAGAGAGAACTCTACAGTCTACACCTATGAAGGAGAGTAGTGTTGGGTAGGGTGAAGGATTAGTTGTCTCATGGTATATTTCTTTCATTGACCCAACAGGCCCATTTGGAAGGTGAAAATGATGGAGAGGGACCATTACAGAAACGGAACAGAACCATCTAATCAAATACTTTTCCAACCTCCACTTGAAGAGATTACTATTAAATACTtttcattgtaatttatttttaatattaatatattaaaacaatataaaaaaattatttaaaaaaaaaaaacgagttcCAGTCGCGGAAACAAATATTGCCTATAATCAAGAAATGTACTCTCATTTTATTCAAGTGATTTCTCACGTCAAGAAGCTCGATGTGTGTAAGCATATGAAGGTCTTGgcatcataaaattattatgattctGTGATAAAATGAGTCTcgtttttattaaagaaaaaattatcaaagctGCTGTTGCTTCATATATGAGCTAGTTTtcctaaattaaatttgatcagaGGACAATATTTGTCCACGAAAGACTAAAGAATTATCTGTCAACACTTTATTGATCtgttcttgaaaagaaaagggcttATAACAGAGATTGATCTTCAATATATATTCCTTCTTCTGGGCCATATAATTGAACAATCTTGGTTCCTCCACGTATCAGAGATATAAAGTGTGTCTTGTATTCTCGAAGTAACTTAGACTTATTAGGCTACAAGGACACCGATTTCTAGCTGGCATCCTTAGCAAGTGCACTACTAGCTAGCTGATTCATGGTGTAGACTGGTGATGGACGGACGTGTGAGCCTAGTTATTGTAAGGTTGTGGACCGCCCGCCGGACTGTCTTCTCGATCACCTTTATTGAAAGAGATATTTAGATGGATGGATACAGGAGTCGGTGAAAATATACTTGTTGGACTTGATTCCATATGGAAAAGGATTTGGATTCCTAGATTATTACAACAATTTGCATGTTATTAGGTTAATTCtagttaattattttcattaaaatatttttacttattaGATTACCGAGTtttaacaaagtaattaaaaaccCCAGTAATTTTACTGAGTTAATGTTTTATTCAATTCcactaaaaaatcaatctaaatcaGATTTTAATTCTCGAATTTATCGAGTCAACGGTTGGGACACGGCTCAAACAAAATTGATGATCGCCTCATGTTCTTGCTTTGATCTCTACGACACAAGTAATGTTTTTGTATGGTAACATCAACATGGTTTTGCTTCGCAGATGAAGTCATGCATGAGCAAATAATTGCTAAAATATCACGTGGAAAATCGGAGTCACTGGAGGATAAAGAAGCTATCGTGGAAGCTTGCATGATCAATAGACTATGGATAGGGCACCGATCTGGATAACAATGGAAGTGGAACCCATCTCAAGAAATGTTTCTTCCCAGCAAAAGAGGTAATTGACATTTCTTGAAACCAATGACTAAATCAAAGGCTTCAAAACAGGCAATCAACTATCCATTCTGCTGAGAAATGAGATTCACCGAGCAATTAGCTATAATCTATGATCACCAGGCATCAAGCAATTACTCAATCAGAACTTGAAAGCTGTACATGCTATAATTAATCGCTAGCTACTATTGGTATCCTTGTATTCCTTACTCCCTCTGTACAAGCACTAGCTAGTCGTTCATCATAGGTTGATGCGTCCACCATCCATCCGCCCTCATGAACAATATTCATATGTAAAGCAAGCTTTAATCAGCACAAATTGCGCATGCCGCACTATCATCATTGCAATAATAGTGGCCAGATCCGACCTATTATGTGATTTGAAGAGGACTcgggataaatttttttaataaaagatttaaaaacaatattattttaattttgttaatagtgaaaaaattaattcaaatcaaattaagataaataGACTAGATTTAAAAGACCAGGTCAATTTTTTGATTGGTTTAATGTTGATCTTGATTCAAGTTTTAGGCCATAAAATTCTCCCAATCAACCCATCAAGATAAATTGGATTTAACAATTATGATTACTACAATAATATCGAggcatttttcctttttaattacaGAAAGgtaataaaagaatttttgttAAACTAATTTATAAGACTCATGTTTTGACCCGTCAAACCCAAGCTCAATATTAGTCCAAACACAACTCAACTAACctaggtatttaaaaaaaaaattgtcagagaattatttctctcttttccatGTAACTCTCTTgtaaaatactgaaaaaatTGATTCCAAACTTAAGTCTTTGTTCAAAGAaggtttaaaaaacaagaaagtatCCCCTCTTTTGTTATTTTCGATTAGAAAATTGATTATGGAAGGATTATAGAAGTGTTTAGGGCTTTTATGTTGATTTGATGATAGAATGATTTAAGAGAGTTAATTGAAGTATTAGGATGTTAGTTAGCATACAACGAATTGATTAGGTGACTGGAATTATAGgtttttgaagaataaattgtttaattatagGATCTGCAGATTTGAAGACTGGCGGATCGGGATTCTAGAAACCCCGAGCAACCGGTCGACCGATTAGTCTAAACCGGCCAACCGGTTGGTTTGATGTTGCCAGTCGACAATCGGTCTAAATCACCCGACCGGTTGACTTGTAATAGTGTTCGACCACTTGGTCATTTTGGTCGACCAATTGACCCAATAGTAAGGTTAATTGTGTCTGTTAGGTTCGATCAATATGAGATATGTTCGAGATCGATTGAGTGAATCtgtttggtattataattatgttttggtcTCCAAGTTTAgagttttaatcttttatgttattttgctttaggttattttttagtatttatttgtATCCATTATAAGTTCTGTTGGTGTTCCTCCTAACGATCCTCCGTAGTTTTTgattctatattattttttttactttcattttctAGGTGAATAAGATAgtctttaatatgcatgttttataaatattatatgcaTGTTGATTATATAATgagtataattaataaattcttgaatatctatatatgttgctttatttCTTAAGTACTCATTCATACTTGATTTTACACTCGTATTCTGTTGAATTAAATTCTACACATTCATTTGCTTTTATAATTATGtgaatatttattatgttttgatattaGATTTATCAATAACTTTATACTAACAGAACATAATTAGTctatgtgcacatagtattATGTATACCTAGCTGGTAAGAAAGGCACTAGCATGTGGCGACTAATCCTACCATAGTGATCAAAGCTGCAAACCTCCTATGTTATAAGAACTTTAGGGTTTTGTCTGTTATCTGAGCTAATAACTTTGtctgatctctgacatgtaTTCCATTTTCATATGATATTATGCTTAATATACGCGTGTGTATTTGTTTTAGTCCTTATACttataaataactaaaatgtatattaaatgttatatcCTTACTaagttggttgaactcacccctccatattaatattattttaggttcCTATTTTTCGTTAGTAGGTTGACCTTTGATTGAGAGTTCTTGCTACTTTGTTTGTTGGTATACCTTACTTGCTTCCATgaggctttttttattttttgtgattcgATATTTTAGACACTCCATTATTATGTTGTTTTCATtaaagtttagatttttatttcaaagattggatttatttaatgtaataagtattttgaattataaattattttattaatttcgaggaatatttaaaaaattacaaaatgctACATAatttcaaggattttttttatttttttttagtttaacgtgggtgtccgggccagcttgcgagcacctcaactaatcccacgggccttgaagttaacgaccatgtaagccttcagtgaccatcatatgagcaaccacagggttcgaacctgagaccacagaggaagcaaacctcttgatctcaaGTTCTTACatctggaccaccacctagatagttaaCACAGGTGAGACGTTACCACTTCTAATGTTGCTGGTCGCATACTTAAGATTCGGGTCGTGATAGTTACCGAACATAAAATGCGTTTTACCTAAGTCATGGAAGAAGGAACCTTAACTAGGCATATGTTTTGAATGTGTCGAGGGAGACAGGCAGACATAAAGTACAGGTAGAGCATAGCAGCGCAGGCATGCAAGAGAgaataaaaggttttttttttttctttgcaattttcTGAAAGAATATAACATTTGCTGAAAGAATACAACATTTGCCATTTTCTTTCAATACATGATAAAGCTAACAACCACTTACcaaatttccttttcctttttttttttcctccatggAGATTATCCTCTTCCTTTTCTAGACCAATAAATACAAATTGAAGAGGAGAAAACcctagataattttaataaaatcctaaaagaaaaaaagagaaaccgTATCAAATGGTTTCTGGTAATTAACGAGCAATTTCAGTTTGCAAAGATGCATTAAGCTCCATCTGTTCTGCCTCCCACTTAGCCTTGGCTACAACCCCATCATGCACAGGCACATATTCCTgccaaaatgagaaaaaacaagaattaaaaagaaaggaaaaaaaatactaattcaaacaaaaaaatgtaaTGAAGTACGGCCAGAACAATGTGATTACAAGAACCTACCTCAAGTTTCTGAACAAGCTCTTTAGCATTTGGGGCAGAGACAATAATACTGCGCTGAGAGGGCATGATGAACCCATCATCCACTGCCTTGTCTATGAAAGTCAGCAGATAATTGTAGTAGCCATCCACATTAAGCAAACCCACCTGTTATATCAAGAACTATGGTAAGAATTGACCTTAGAGTATACCAAACTTTGTGCCCATTTTGGAACGCGGGTGCGGTTGCATCTGCATtcctaaatgaaaaaaagcattattttgatgctttttatttaagaaCACGGATGCAACCGCAGTAGTGCTCGCGTTTCCTTAAGCTTTTTATTTCAGTAGTGAACGCGGGTGTCATCACAGCCACGCTCACGTTCCCAAACGAAACTTAATAAACACAAAGTAGCTTTACGGGCTTGTCGTGGATGCCAAGTTGGGCCCATGTGATGACTTCCAATAActcctccaaggttccatacccaCCTagtttaatcaataaaatatcaaagctTACCATCAGACAATACATCATTTgagagaaggaggaggaggaggaggaggaggaggaggaaagaaggagaagaggcCAGTACCTGGTAAGGCAATAAAACAGTCAGAATGACGGGCCATCTCAGCTTTTCTTTGATGCATGTCTGCTACTGGCCTGACCTCCCCTACTGTTTCTCCTGTCAGCTGCGCATAACAAAACAAAGTTGAGATGGcccagcaaaataaaataaataattatatggaAGAATTCTAATTTGCGTACATACCTCTTTGCTCATCAGAGTTTTAGGAATGACTCTGTAAGAGAGAAAGCAACAAAAGAAATAGCACTAAAAATTAGCTCttgaacaagaaaatgaaattatgtGGCCCAGAAAGCTTGCTCCATAGCTATAATTCATTTACACGCATACCCTATGACATGTCCTCCACCTCGATGAACCTCCTGAGAAACTAATCCCATTAGTCCAACACTGCCTCCACCATAAACAAGATCCAGACTCCTTGAGACCTTCAcatagaatcaaaattgaaaagaaattcaacATTTTTGGATTTAGAAGCTAAGGTTTTTTAGTGGCTATACCAATTCTTGGCCAAGTTCAAGAGCAGCATCACGGTAGCAATCTCTTTTGCCAGTACTGCTACCACAAAACACACAAACCCTTTTAAATTTCGATGATTTAACCGCTACTTTACCATCCTCCATCTCTCAGCTCTCTTGTATTTATTCTTTACGAGAGATTTTTCCCCAAAAAAAAGAGGACACAACTATGCCAAGTGAGAGAGATGGATCAGCTCCATATATAGAAGTATCCAAGGAGAAAAGAGAGCAGGATAATTTTGGGCAACCTTGGAATCCTGTTATGCCACGTGTACATaacgaaaaaaatatttgccaAAAACGCCTACACCATACACTGGTCCCGTTAGATTCTTTAGCCCACTAATTTCAGCCCACGTGCACTCTATTGCCAGCTCAGCAATCACGTAGTCCATAGCATTGACAAGACCTAgagaaattattcaaaattacaaCACTATACATCCCAATGTTACTAAAACCCGGCTAGGCTTGTTAACTTGAGATATAACCCcgatcatattataaaaattaaactcgaGTGATTTGGTGGGTAAActcataatttaataaaaaattaatttgattttttaagaaaataaatttcaaaataatagagTGTTGTCGTTACATCTTGATTGCTAGTGATAGCAGCTTTCCTTGCTGGTTTCCTGCAGGGATAGCAGCTTCCGTAAAACTATAATCGTGATTAAATTCTCTATATGGTACACCAGACTAAAGCCTCTTAAACACCAACGAGTGTTCACTATAATCTTGTTGCTTCCGCCATTGCCACTACCTTCTCTGACAGTGCCTCAATAGCCACCAATGCTTCCCAACAAATCACTGCACATTTCGCGCCAAGAAACTTCCCTTCATGGCATGCTCAATTTGAGTCGCCGCTTCTTGGCTATAACTTAGTTTCTCCGGCATAAATTCCCCTCATCGCAACTTTCAAAACACCGCATCAAGCCTGAACAAAACTAACAAAACTTCCATGCTAGTAGATCCAGGACTCATGTCATGCAACTCAAAGAGGAACTCACCATTATGCAACATGGAAGTCGCAGCATCATAGAGTACCTACACTCTGTTAAAACAATTGTTGATTATCAGTTTGCACTCATTGATGCACCTTATCTCAAGATGACATCACAATATATGTCCTCCATGGCTTGGGATCTGAATTTCACGACATTGTTGCTCCCATTCAAGAGTTACATGATTTGTTCCTTAGTCTTGAAGCCTATCTTCTGAGGCTGCACTCCTATGCACAATCCTTAGTGCTTACTGCCATTAATACTCACGCAACTTCAAGAACCAGCCCTCCTCCAATTATCAACCACCCAAATCAGACTTGAAAACCAAGCCTCATCAAATCAAACCATACAGGTACCATTCGAAATGTCAATATCGTGATCAACAGGGACACGTTGC is part of the Populus trichocarpa isolate Nisqually-1 chromosome 2, P.trichocarpa_v4.1, whole genome shotgun sequence genome and encodes:
- the LOC7496877 gene encoding cytokinin riboside 5'-monophosphate phosphoribohydrolase LOG5 yields the protein MEDGKVAVKSSKFKRVCVFCGSSTGKRDCYRDAALELGQELVSRSLDLVYGGGSVGLMGLVSQEVHRGGGHVIGVIPKTLMSKELTGETVGEVRPVADMHQRKAEMARHSDCFIALPGGYGTLEELLEVITWAQLGIHDKPVGLLNVDGYYNYLLTFIDKAVDDGFIMPSQRSIIVSAPNAKELVQKLEEYVPVHDGVVAKAKWEAEQMELNASLQTEIAR